TTTGGGTTTAACATCAATGGTAGTTGATCCGGCTTATCAAAAACAAGGAGTTGGGGCTAAATTAATTACCAGCGGTTTACAAAAAGCTGCAGGGCTTGGGTATACTGCTGTGTTTGTTTTTGGTCATGAATTTTACTTTCCAAAATTCGGATTTCTTCCCGCCGCGCGCTGGAACATCAAACCACCATTTGAAGTGCCGGCAGAAGTTTTTATGGCGTTGGAATTAATCCCCAACGCGCTGGAATACGTGTCGGGGATTGTAGAATTTCCTATCGAGTTTTCTGTTATGTAAAATTCTTTCTTACAATTTGTACAGAACCGCTAAGCCATGCGATTGACCGGTAAACGGTAAAATGGTGAAATTGGGATTTTTGATCCATTTTGTTCTGTGCAGGCGAGGCACCAATAAGCCAGTCAATGTGCCTTGCACTGTTCCCAGCAATATATCTGATGGGAAATGCAGTCCACCCCGATGCCGC
The Niastella koreensis GR20-10 genome window above contains:
- a CDS encoding GNAT family N-acetyltransferase; the protein is MNISIRPEQPADIDNIYELNTSVFEQENEARLVDQVRQGSHFIPELSLVAYSDDKLIGYILFSGITITNGDYHYQSLGLTSMVVDPAYQKQGVGAKLITSGLQKAAGLGYTAVFVFGHEFYFPKFGFLPAARWNIKPPFEVPAEVFMALELIPNALEYVSGIVEFPIEFSVM